A genome region from Chiroxiphia lanceolata isolate bChiLan1 chromosome 5, bChiLan1.pri, whole genome shotgun sequence includes the following:
- the KLHL42 gene encoding kelch-like protein 42, whose amino-acid sequence MSLAERRRREEEEEEEGEREAGDGAGAGEEVVQIRLGDKRYPVCKRKLIEQSDYFRALYRSGMREAGQGQEEQLLRGGLSALGLELVLDFINTSCLARLEQEEGGDEEPPLLEELVEAASYLQVTPLLRLLLSQVRLGNCFELHRLAQVYGLQDLHDACLDFMAAHYHQVLRRPDARPHLLLPHTLQQQLKERRMRGTATLVVIGDFMSASSPGLPPGCHPQVEPPWSMLRYDEEAQRWLPLANNLPPDLVSVRGYGSAMLDNYLFIVGGYRITSQEISAAHCYNPCLNEWTQLASMNQKRSNFKLLAVNGKLYAIGGQSLSNVECYNPENDWWNFVASMPNPLAEFSACECKGKIYVIGGYTTRDRNMNILQYCPTSDSWTNFELCDVHVRKQQMLSVEETIYLVGGCILELGPNQRSSQSEDVLTVQSYNIATKEWLYLNENSSKSGLNLTCTLHNDGVYILNRNITLSTGLEHRAFLKYNIFTDSWESLGRFPAFGQNILICSMYLPDRREV is encoded by the exons ATGTCCCTGGCGGaacggcggcggcgggaggaggaggaggaagaggagggggaaagggaagcagGGGATGGGGCCGGTGCGGGGGAGGAGGTGGTGCAGATCCGGCTGGGGGACAAGCGCTACCCGGTGTGCAAGAGGAAGCTGATCGAGCAGAGTGACTATTTCCGAGCGCTCTACCGCTCGGGAATGcgggaggcagggcaggggcaggaggagcagctgctgcgCGGGGGGCTGAGcgccctggggctggagctggtgctggacTTCATCAACACGTCCtgcctggccaggctggagcaggaggagggcgGCGATGAGGAGCCCCCtttgctggaggagctggtggaggCCGCTTCCTACCTGCAGGTCACGCCCCTGCTCCGcctgctcctgtcccaggtGAGGTTGGGCAACTGCTTCGAGCTGCACCGCCTGGCGCAGGTCTACGGCCTCCAGGACTTGCACGACGCCTGTCTAGACTTCATGGCCGCCCATTACCATCAGGTGCTGCGGAGGCCCGATGCCCGGCCACAtctgctcctgccccacactctccagcagcagctgaaggagaggCGGATGAGGGGCACCGCCACCCTCGTGGTCATCGGGGACTTCATGAGCGCCTCGTCTCCGGGCCTGCCCCCAGGCTGTCACCCTCAGGTGGAACCCCCCTGGTCTATGCTGAGGTATGATGAGGAGGCGCAGCGGTGGCTGCCCCTGGCCAACAACCTGCCCCCTGATCTGGTGAGCGTCCGAGGCTACGGGTCGGCGATGCTGGACAATTACCTGTTCATCGTCGGGGGTTACAGGATCACCAGCCAGGAGATTTCGGCTGCCCATTGTTACAACCCTTGCCTAAACGAATGGACTCAGCTGGCTTCAATGAACCAGAAGAG ATCCAATTTTAAGCTTTTGGCTGTGAATGGAAAGCTCTATGCCATCGGTGGTCAATCCCTTTCCAACGTGGAGTGCTACAACCCGGAAAACGACTGGTGGAATTTCGTGGCGTCCATGCCAAACCCTCTTGCAGAATTCTCAGCTTGTGAATGCAAGGGCAAGATCTACGTTATCGGAGGATACACTACACGAG ACAGGAATATGAACATTTTGCAGTACTGTCCCACTTCTGATTCCTGGACCAACTTTGAACTCTGTGATGTCCATGTTCGCAAGCAGCAGATGCTCTCTGTTGAAGAAACTATATATCTGGTAGGGGGTTGTATTCTTGAGCTTGGACCAAACCAGAGATCCAGCCAAAGTGAGGACGTGTTGACTGTGCAGTCTTACAACATTGCTACCAAAGAATGGCTCTACCTCAATGAGAACTCATCAAAATCGGGTCTTAACTTGACTTGCACTCTCCACAATGATGGAGTCTACATATTGAACAGGAATATCACTCTATCTACGGGCTTGGAGCACCGTGCTTTTCTGAAGTATAATATATTTACGGACAGTTGGGAGTCTCTAGGACGCTTTCCAGCCTTTGGACAAAACATACTGATTTGTTCAATGTATTTGCCTGATAGGCGAGAAGTGTAA